A window of the Fusobacterium sp. JB019 genome harbors these coding sequences:
- the rplB gene encoding 50S ribosomal protein L2 codes for MAIKVMKPTSDGTRHMSRLVVEGLSKARPEKSLTVPLNSAYGRDNYGHRTARNRQKGHKRLYRIIDFKRNKLDVPATVASIEYDPNRTANIALLHYADGAKAYILAPKGLKAGDVVLSGSKAEIKPGNALKLKDMPVGAQIHNVELQVGRGGQLVRSAGTAARLVAKEGTYCHVELPSGELRLVHGECMATIGEVGNSEHSLVSIGKAGRNRHMGRRPHVRGSAMNPCDHPHGGGEGKATVGRKSPLTPWGKPALGIKTRGKKSSDKFIVRRRNDK; via the coding sequence ATGGCTATAAAAGTAATGAAACCAACAAGTGATGGAACAAGACACATGTCAAGACTTGTTGTAGAAGGACTAAGTAAAGCAAGACCTGAAAAGTCTTTAACTGTACCTTTAAACTCTGCTTATGGTAGAGATAATTACGGTCACAGAACAGCAAGAAATAGACAAAAAGGTCATAAAAGATTATACAGAATAATCGATTTTAAAAGAAATAAATTAGATGTACCTGCAACTGTTGCATCAATAGAATATGATCCAAACAGAACTGCAAACATCGCATTATTACATTATGCTGATGGAGCTAAAGCTTATATATTAGCACCTAAAGGATTAAAAGCTGGAGACGTTGTATTAAGCGGATCAAAAGCTGAAATCAAACCAGGAAATGCATTAAAATTAAAAGATATGCCAGTAGGAGCTCAAATTCATAATGTTGAACTTCAAGTTGGAAGAGGTGGACAATTAGTAAGATCTGCAGGGACTGCAGCTAGACTAGTTGCTAAAGAAGGAACATATTGCCATGTTGAGTTACCGTCTGGAGAACTTAGATTAGTACATGGTGAATGTATGGCAACTATTGGAGAGGTAGGAAACTCTGAGCATAGCCTAGTATCAATCGGAAAAGCAGGAAGAAATAGACATATGGGAAGAAGACCTCATGTTAGAGGTTCTGCAATGAACCCTTGTGATCACCCTCATGGTGGAGGAGAAGGTAAAGCTACTGTAGGTAGAAAATCTCCATTAACTCCTTGGGGTAAACCAGCACTTGGTATTAAAACAAGAGGTAAAAAATCATCTGATAAGTTTATTGTAAGAAGAAGAAACGACAAGTAA
- the rplW gene encoding 50S ribosomal protein L23 has translation MTAYEIIRKPLITEKTELLRREHNKYTFEVNRKANKIEIKKAVEEIFDVKVANVSTLNVKPVTKRHGMKLYKTQAKKKAIVELASGTISYFKEM, from the coding sequence ATGACAGCTTATGAAATTATAAGAAAGCCTCTAATTACTGAGAAAACTGAGCTTCTTAGAAGAGAGCATAACAAATATACTTTTGAAGTAAATAGAAAAGCAAATAAAATAGAAATAAAAAAAGCGGTAGAAGAAATATTTGATGTAAAAGTAGCAAATGTTTCTACATTAAACGTTAAACCTGTAACAAAAAGACATGGTATGAAATTATATAAAACTCAAGCTAAGAAAAAAGCAATTGTTGAATTAGCTTCAGGAACTATTTCATATTTTAAAGAAATGTAA
- the rplD gene encoding 50S ribosomal protein L4: protein MAVLSIYNLAGAQTGTVEVNDTIFGIEPNKIVLHEVLTAELAAARQGSANTKNRSAVKGGGRKPFKQKGTGRARQGTIRAPHMVGGGVVFGPTPRSYEKKVNKKARVLALKSALSAKCANGDIVVLDGVIEAPKTKTIIELTKALGATTKQMFVVDDLTEQNDFNLFLSARNLENAVVFQPSELGIYWLLKQNKVIITKEALATIEEVLG from the coding sequence ATGGCAGTTTTAAGCATATATAACTTAGCAGGAGCACAAACTGGAACTGTTGAAGTAAATGATACTATATTTGGAATTGAACCAAATAAAATAGTACTTCATGAAGTACTTACAGCAGAATTAGCAGCAGCTAGACAAGGAAGTGCAAATACTAAGAACAGATCCGCAGTAAAAGGTGGAGGAAGAAAACCTTTTAAACAAAAAGGAACTGGTAGAGCTAGACAAGGAACAATAAGAGCACCACATATGGTTGGTGGAGGAGTTGTTTTTGGACCAACACCTAGAAGTTATGAGAAAAAAGTAAATAAAAAAGCTAGAGTGTTAGCTCTTAAATCAGCATTATCAGCTAAATGTGCAAATGGAGATATCGTTGTTTTAGATGGCGTTATAGAAGCTCCAAAAACAAAAACTATAATTGAATTAACAAAAGCTTTAGGAGCTACAACAAAACAAATGTTTGTAGTTGATGACTTAACAGAACAGAATGATTTTAATTTATTCTTATCTGCAAGAAATTTAGAAAATGCAGTAGTATTTCAACCAAGCGAGTTAGGAATTTACTGGTTACTAAAACAAAATAAAGTTATCATTACTAAAGAAGCATTAGCAACAATTGAGGAGGTGCTTGGATAA